The window TGGGGTTCGGTAGTTGGTGGTACGCCTAAGATTAAACCAAAAGCAGGGGTAGGATCTTGCCCCATTAAAAGTACTTTTCTGCCTTCTGTAGCTAGTTTTTTAGCAGTTGCGATCGCGCTGATGGTGCGACCCGTACCGCCTTTACCTAAAAAGGTGACGATCGAGGACATATTTAAGAATTTAGTGAAATTTTAGTCTGTTATAGATTTAATTTATTATGACTAGTTTACGGGCTTGATTTCATCCTCAAAAAACCAGGTTGAGGAGCGATCGTCAAATTGAACCACCACACCAACGCCACTGCCATCGGTCATTCTATATTCTTTAATGGTACCAACTTTGCCTAACGTTCCCGCAACGTTTCTATTTACTCGATCTCTGAGGCGATAAACCTTGACCTTTTGCCCGATTTCCATTGCTATGAATTTATCCTGAATTATAATGAGCCAACTCACAGTTTAAAGCAAAACCACCCCTTCTTAAAAGTCAACGTTACTCTAGATCTAACGTTACGCAAGTAATTGCAATTATTTAGGGAAGTAGGGAAGTAGGGAGATAGAGAAATAAAAAACTAGCAGTTTGAAGTTAATATATCAGCAAGTCCCCAAGTCCCCGACGCGAAGCTAGTCCTTTAGGGCAAGTCCCCAAGTCCCCAAGTCCCCAAGTAAAAACCCTAGGGTAAATTAGCAGGATCTAGATAATTACTTAACATCTGTCATCAGCAGAACTATTACAATAAATATATAAAATGTAGACAAAACAATTTTTAAATAGTATGTCGGCTGCCGTTTTAATTGAAAACCTACAAAAAAGCTATGGTGATGTCCAGGCGGTAAAAGATATTTCTTTCACTGTCCAGCCAGGAGAAATCTTTGGTTTATTAGGCCCCAACGGTGCGGGCAAAACCACCACTATTCGCTGTTTGTGTACTCTAGCTAAACCTAATGCTGGCAAGATTGAAGTCGGGGGAATTAGTGCGATCGCTTCCCCGAAAGCAGTACGACAACGGTTGGGTTATGTGGCCCAAGAAGTAGCAATTGACAAGGTATTAACTGGTAGAGAGCTATTGAAGTTACAGGCAGCACTTTACCATTTACCCCAAAAAATAATTGGCGATCGCATTCAACAATTAATTGAAGTATTAGGCTTGTCAGAATATGCCAACAAGAAGACAGGCACTTATTCTGGGGGAATTCGTAAACGTCTAGATTTAGCAGCGGGATTATTACATCAGCCTGAAGTTTTGGTTTTAGATGAGCCTACAGTTGGTTTGGATATTGAAAGTCGGCTGGTGGTGTGGGAGTTTTTACAAGAACTGCGCGCAGCAGGAACAACTGTTCTAATTACTAGTCATTACCTAGAGGAAATCGATGCTTTAGCCGATCGCTTGGCAATTATCGATCAAGGAGTGGTGATTGATGAGGGTAAACCGTCAGAATTGAAAGATAAATTGGGTGGCGATCGCGTTACCTTAAAAATTAGAGAGTTCACCAGTGATGAAGAAGCAGCTAAAGCCAAGCATATTTTAGAATCTTTGCCTTTCGTGGAAGAAGTAATTATCAATGCTGTCCAGGGTAATTCTCTCAACTTGATTGTCAAATCTGGTCAAAGTTCCCTCAGTAAAATCGAGCAGTCTCTAGCAGAAGTCGAGCTACCGACATTTAGCTTATCGCAGTCTCGCCCTAGTCTTGATGATGTTTATCTCGCAGCTACTGGACAAACTATTATGGATGCTCAAATAGCTGCATCTAGCACCAGGGATCTGAAAAAAGAGAAAAAACAGCAAATGAAGTAACCTGTTTATTAAACGATGACTACTGTAATTCCCTCATCAGCTAAACCCAAACTTCCTCCTGGTTCAAAAGCTCCTGCGATCGTCGTTATGGTTCAAGCTTTACTCGATCAGTTTGGCACATTAGAAAGATATAACCAAAAATATGGCGAGATATTTTATGGCTCAAAATCTTCTTTAATGCCTCCTTATGTAATTTTCAGTAATCCTCAAGCAATTGAACAAGTATTTACCGCCGATCCTAATTTATTTGAAATTGGTCAACAGTCCACTGCGCCAATCAGAGTTTTGCTGGGAGATAAATCTTTAGTATTGCTAGACGGCATCGAACACAAACAACATCGAAAGTTACTGATGCCACCTTTTCACGGGGAGAGGATGAAAAGCTACGGTCAAACTATGGTTAGTGTGACGGAAGAAGTGATATCTCAATGGCAGGTTGGTCAAACTATTTGTATTCGAGATTATACTCAAGAGATTTCCCTGCGGATTATTTTAAGGACTATTTTTGGTTTGGAGCAAGGACAAAGATTAGATCACCTTAAAGCAATTTTAGTCGATTGGTTGGAGACGTTTAACTCGCCACTGCGTTCTTTTTTCTTATTTTTTCCCGCCTTACAAAAAGACTTGGGTGGATTAACTCCCTGGAGTAAGTTTCGCCAACAACAAGATCAGATTAAAAAGATTTTACAAGAGGAATGCGATCGCCGTCGTCAAAATCCCGCTACTATGGGGGAAGATATCCTCAGCTTATTGCTATCAGCTCGATACGAAGATAGTCAAGCAATGAGCGATCGAGAGATCGCCGATGAATTGATGACTATGTTATTTGCAGGACATGAAACTACTGCAAGTTCTTTGGCTTGGTCATTTTACTGGCTACATCGTTTGCCTCAAGTCGGTCAAAAGTGCCGACAAGAATTAGATTCGTTGGCTAAAAACAGCGAATTTACCGATATTGCTAAACTTCCCTATCTCAGTGCGATCGTCTCAGAAACCCTCAGATTAAATCCCGTAGTGGTATTTGTTGGTCGTCAATTAAAACAACCCTTTGAATTAATGGGATATCGGCTGGAAGCGGGAACATCTTTATTTCCTTCTATTTATTTAACCCATCAACGAGAAGATCTTTATCCTCAAGCAAAAGAATTCAAACCAGAAAGGTTTATTGAAAGACAGTTCTCTCCCTATGAATATTTGCCTTTTGGCGGGGGAAATCGTCGATGCTTGGGTTATGCTTTTGCCTTATTTGAAATGAAGCTAGTTTTAGCGACTATTATGTCCCAGATCAAATTAGAATTGCTCGATCATCGCCCATTGAAATCTGGTCGTCGGGGTTTTACTTTTACTCCTGAAGGCGGAGTTAAAATGAAGGTAATAGGTATAAAAAATAGGCAAGCATAACAAGTTAAACTAACTAATTTTAAATCAACCAACATCCTGTTTACCATCACCAATAAATTTATGAGTCAATCTATCTCTAGTAGTAAAATCAAGTCGGCTTTAGCACCTAATATTGGTATCAGCAGACAAAATAGTGAGTCAAGTAATTCTCTGGGTGATTTTATTCAGGAAACATTAGCCCTGACTCAACGTCTATTTATTCAACTGCAACGTCGTCCTTCGACTCTAATTGCGGGCATCATTCAACCCTTTATGTGGTTGGTCTTATTTGGCGCCTTGTTTAGCAAAGCACCATCGGGATTATTTGGTACTGACTTGAGTTATGCCAAATTCCTAGCGCCAGGTGTCATTGTCTTTACTGCTTTTTCGGGAGCATTAAACGCTGGATTACCTGTAATGTTTGACCGTGAATTTGGGTTTTTGAACCGTTTGCTAGTAGCACCATTGTCTTCCCGTTACTCTATTGTGGCAGCTTCGACAGTTTATATCATTGCCCTGAGCTTTATTCAGACCGCAGTGATTATCTTCGCCAGTGCTGTATTAGGTGCGGGGTTACCAGGGTTGGCTGGGTTAAGTGCGATCGCCTTAATCGTCTTTCTCATCGTTCTAGGAGTTACCGCTTTGAGTCTGGGTTTGGCATTTGCTCTCCCTGGTCATATTGAACTAATTGCCGTGATTTTTGTGACTAACTTACCCCTATTGTTTGCGAGTACGGCTCTTGCTCCCTTAAGTTTTATGGCGGATTGGCTTCAGGTAATTGCCAGTCTTAATCCGTTAACTTATGCGATTGAACCAATTCGCTATATTTATAGTCATGGAGATTGGGGGATTAACAGTCTGGTAATGGATACTCCCTGGTTCGGGTTTAGTTTTGGTGCTGTTATCTTAGTATTGTTAGCGTTTGACGCTTTGATCTTACTGGCAATTCAACCTTTATTACGTCGTCGTTTTGCCTAAAAAAATAATATTAGCTTTTATGGTGAGGTTTAATTATGATTAAAAATAACCGCTTAAATCCAATTTGTTGGTCAGTAGGAATAGCTTTAGTGGCGATCGCGGGATTAAATTCCGCTGTTTTAGCTCAATCTAGTACGGGTGCTGATGACGGCTATCAGCCTAACGAAAAAAATGGGATCTATGGAGATGCGCCTGCGGGGTTAAATCCTCTAGATATTATGCATCGCGCTCAACAAGCAAATGGCCGTAGTGCAGACGAGTTTGGTCAAGAATCTCAAATTCAAATGGACAATTCTGCTTCGGACTTTAAACGTCTTCAACAGCAAAGAATTTTAGAACAACAGCAGTCTGTACCAAAACAGCCAGTGGAAACCAGAGAAACTGTTAAGTAGACTATAAAATTTTGCTAGTTAAATGGGTTTGGCGATCGCTGAACCCATTTTTTAGTTTTGACAAGACAAATCTTCTCAATTATAGGTAATGCAAGACTTGAAAAGTATCAAAGAATTACACGATCGCGACTTCAATTTATGGGTTGAAGAAACCAAAAAAGCAATTCAAAATCGAGATTTTGAGAATATGGACTGGGATAATTTGCTTGATGAAATTGATGATATGGGGAAATCATCAAAGCGATCGCTTGAGAGTTATTTAGAACGCTTGATTGCTCATATCTTAAAATTACAGTACTGGTCAGCCGAAAAAGAACGTGGCGGCTTTTTGGTAAGAGTATTCTTCCCAAAAACGCGCCACCGTAACTATAAGCACTGGAAAGTAGAAATAATTAATTTTCGACGGCGAATTAAAAGTTTAATCAAACAAAACCCCAGTTTCAATATCATCTGACGTTGTAATTCAACTATTAATTCTTGTGCTTGTTGCTGAGATAAACTTTTAGTTTGATCCGCTATTTTTCTCAGATGAAACTCTTGCTCGATTGTTAGTGTATTATTTTCGCTCATCACACACCTAAATGTTTGAAATAATGTTTATTACTTTGATAGTAATCAAAGCTTTTTTAATTGATACCTATCTAAAGACCGATCAAATATTCCACATTTAAATCTTGGACAAAAAGTTATTTATAATACTTTTTTAGCTAATTTTCTGTGATTATCTTAGCTTTTTTGTGATTTATGATACATTTAAATACTTTTTGGTATCACTTATATCCAATAACGCACCTATGCTTCTGGATAAATAAAATATTGAGATGACCTGAATCTATTTTGAAATATTACTAAAGATAGATAACATTAAGAAATATATTTTCTATCTTAAAAGTAGTTAATCTTTCATCACAATTAAGGGAATTATAAAAATGGCAAATATGCAAAACAAAACACCAGACGAACATTATGGATCTCAGTCCGAGCGCAAATATGGTGAATTTGCGACTAAATTTCAATTCGGTTCTAATCCTAGTGCAGAGATTTGGAATGGTAGATTAGCAATGATTGGCTTTTTAGGCGCAATGGTTGTGGAATTAACT is drawn from Pleurocapsa minor HA4230-MV1 and contains these coding sequences:
- a CDS encoding DUF2862 domain-containing protein — encoded protein: MEIGQKVKVYRLRDRVNRNVAGTLGKVGTIKEYRMTDGSGVGVVVQFDDRSSTWFFEDEIKPVN
- a CDS encoding ATP-binding cassette domain-containing protein, giving the protein MSAAVLIENLQKSYGDVQAVKDISFTVQPGEIFGLLGPNGAGKTTTIRCLCTLAKPNAGKIEVGGISAIASPKAVRQRLGYVAQEVAIDKVLTGRELLKLQAALYHLPQKIIGDRIQQLIEVLGLSEYANKKTGTYSGGIRKRLDLAAGLLHQPEVLVLDEPTVGLDIESRLVVWEFLQELRAAGTTVLITSHYLEEIDALADRLAIIDQGVVIDEGKPSELKDKLGGDRVTLKIREFTSDEEAAKAKHILESLPFVEEVIINAVQGNSLNLIVKSGQSSLSKIEQSLAEVELPTFSLSQSRPSLDDVYLAATGQTIMDAQIAASSTRDLKKEKKQQMK
- a CDS encoding cytochrome P450, producing MTTVIPSSAKPKLPPGSKAPAIVVMVQALLDQFGTLERYNQKYGEIFYGSKSSLMPPYVIFSNPQAIEQVFTADPNLFEIGQQSTAPIRVLLGDKSLVLLDGIEHKQHRKLLMPPFHGERMKSYGQTMVSVTEEVISQWQVGQTICIRDYTQEISLRIILRTIFGLEQGQRLDHLKAILVDWLETFNSPLRSFFLFFPALQKDLGGLTPWSKFRQQQDQIKKILQEECDRRRQNPATMGEDILSLLLSARYEDSQAMSDREIADELMTMLFAGHETTASSLAWSFYWLHRLPQVGQKCRQELDSLAKNSEFTDIAKLPYLSAIVSETLRLNPVVVFVGRQLKQPFELMGYRLEAGTSLFPSIYLTHQREDLYPQAKEFKPERFIERQFSPYEYLPFGGGNRRCLGYAFALFEMKLVLATIMSQIKLELLDHRPLKSGRRGFTFTPEGGVKMKVIGIKNRQA
- a CDS encoding ABC transporter permease; the protein is MSQSISSSKIKSALAPNIGISRQNSESSNSLGDFIQETLALTQRLFIQLQRRPSTLIAGIIQPFMWLVLFGALFSKAPSGLFGTDLSYAKFLAPGVIVFTAFSGALNAGLPVMFDREFGFLNRLLVAPLSSRYSIVAASTVYIIALSFIQTAVIIFASAVLGAGLPGLAGLSAIALIVFLIVLGVTALSLGLAFALPGHIELIAVIFVTNLPLLFASTALAPLSFMADWLQVIASLNPLTYAIEPIRYIYSHGDWGINSLVMDTPWFGFSFGAVILVLLAFDALILLAIQPLLRRRFA
- a CDS encoding DUF29 domain-containing protein, whose amino-acid sequence is MQDLKSIKELHDRDFNLWVEETKKAIQNRDFENMDWDNLLDEIDDMGKSSKRSLESYLERLIAHILKLQYWSAEKERGGFLVRVFFPKTRHRNYKHWKVEIINFRRRIKSLIKQNPSFNII
- a CDS encoding NblA/ycf18 family protein — its product is MSENNTLTIEQEFHLRKIADQTKSLSQQQAQELIVELQRQMILKLGFCLIKLLIRRRKLIISTFQCL
- a CDS encoding chlorophyll A-B binding protein, which codes for MQNKTPDEHYGSQSERKYGEFATKFQFGSNPSAEIWNGRLAMIGFLGAMVVELTTGQGFFHWLGIA